The genomic DNA GTTAGGACAGACATCAGATGCAGGTTAATTAATAATACTTATTTAAAATAAGAAGTACATTTTCTGGCTGCTTAGATGGCCGAATTTCCCGCCGTTCCGGAAATCTACACCgacaaaacatatttatttatgtagatCACTTACATGGTGGTAATGGAAAGCATCAATTGTGAGGATTTGAAGGTAAATCTAAATTCCAGAACGAGGTCTATTTGCCATTGCACACAAACAGGAGTGATCTTCATGTAGCCCAACAGTCCTCCTGAAGTCTAAAAGGAAAGGGTTCAACTAAAGTTAAAGGGGAAAATGTAACCTGCAGCCATGCCGGCTCTTGTGATGCACTTACCTGCTCTGCCATAGCATGTGGTTCAGTGCAACTGCGGTGCTAATCAGAGCGACCTTGTAACTTGTCCTGAGATTTAGTTCTGGCTGGTGACGCaaagtgtgttaatgtgtaattTAAGCTAGGCAACAGCGGTCGCTTTGTGCAACAGTAATTAGGTCATCGGACAGCTGACAGGTTTTTCCACACGAATCTATGACCTGCGAACGCTACTCTCTTATCAGCAAAGGTTGTATAAGGCATGGTGTGGGTCAGTTATGTAAccctatctctgtgtgtgtgtgtgtgtgtgtgtgtgtgtgtgtgtgtgtgtgtgtgtgttctcttaggAGTCGGGCCATTTCATGCCATCGCTGGATCCTCAGGGTTTGTCTGGCCACCGCAGCGGAGACGGCAACTGTGGCACCCAGGACCACCGCGGCACCCAGGACCACCGCACCCCTGGGACCCCCCAGCGCGTGACCCTCCCTCACACCCAGGGACTCCCCAGAGCCCCCGTGATCACCCCCAACCCTCCGCGCTCCGaggcccctcacacacccctctacagCAGCAGTATTGGTGGAGCACGCACTGTCAGCACAGCGCCCCCTACTGTTAGCTCTGCTCCCAGCATGCCCTCACACATTGGCTGGAAagcactaacagacacactccaGCATCACGGCCCTGGcggcagcagtggcagtggcaacCTGCCCCACCAGGGGGGATATCAGGGACCCAAGGCAGGCACTGCCAGTCAACATTCCCACCCAGAGATGGGCAAGCCTCAGCCGAGCCGCCTGCCGGCACATGGCATGGGGCTCCCATACTACTCACGCCCGAGCTCGATGCCGCCGACGCCGCCAGTGCCGACGCCCATTCCCGTGGCGAGCTCCGCCCCCTCAGGCCTGTCGCGGACCGGTGAGGGCATCTTCACCAGCAGAGGGGTCGGTCGCCCCCACACCATCTCCCCACCCACGTCCGCCCCGAACGCCAGCAACTCCTCCAAGCCCCTGCACCACCTGCCCCAGACTGTCCCCGTGCCCCTCTCGACGACCAGCATCGCCGACATCACCACCTCAGTCCCATCATACGCCAGGGCGGACTGCTCCCAGAAGGCCGAGCGGTACCCGAAAGCAGCGGTGGTGACGCCGGAGCCCCAGTCCATGGCGGACGTGCTGAAGAAGCTGGACGCCGCGCTGCAGGGAGACATGCGCAGACGAGAGAGGGAAGACcggcaggagaaggagagaagaagaaaaaggaggaggaggaggaggaagcgaagatggagaggaagaggagcgcaGAGAGGAGGCGCATGGCTGAGCAGAAGGAAGCCGCCCGTTGTCAGGTCATAAcgacgatgatgacgacgaAAACAACCACGACGTTGGAGTCGGCGGCCATCGAGAGCCTGGAGCAGCTGCTGGGGGAGGCCGCCGCCGCCTCTGACCCGTCCCCTCCCCGCCTCTCCCCGGCAACGGCGCCCGTTGCCCAGCAACCGTCTCCGCCATACCCTTGGCTGAGTCGTGGCGGGGTGCCCTCAGGATGCCCACCGGCGCAGGTGGGCAAAAGCCGAccgccccccctcaccccccagaCGGACTTCGCCCGCGAGAAGCAGCGCCAGCGCGAGCGGTGGGCCGGCGGTGGGATGGCACCCTCTGGGCGCAGCCCTCCCTCTCGGCACCCCTCAGGGacccctgcacctcctcctcctcctccccccaaaACCAGCCCCTCACCCCCCTACTCCTCCACGCCCATGCCAGGCCCAACCAGCTCATCCAAAGACCCCTGTGCATCACTCCCCCTCCCGCCCCCGCTCCGAGAAGCACCCCTGCTCTACCAGGCGTTCTCCAGGGACCCCGCGGTCACCTCCGCCAACCCTGCCCTGGGTAAACGCGTGCCCAGCTGTGGTGTCGGTGGGCTGGGGAGCATGGGCAGCAGcgcctgcagcagcagcaacagcagcatggACTCGGACGGCGCCCAATTTGAGGAGGAGCCCTCGGAGCTTCTGCCCGACGGCCTGGCCAACATCATGAAGATGCTGGACGAGTCCatcaagaaggaggaggagctcgGCCAGACGTGCCCGAGTGGCAGCGCCAGCGCCAGCAACGACCACGGTGCCAGGGGAGCCATGCCAGCTTTCAACCCCGTGCCGTCCTCctctgcccctcctcctcctcctccgctgccGCCTCTGAAGAGCTACCTGTGTGCGCCCGACCTGGTTCCCGCTGCCAAGCAGTCGCCGGCGGAGGATTACAGGGCAGAGGGCCACAGCAGCCCGCCGGTTCTGAGCCGCCAGGGATCGCTGGCGTCGCCCTGCAGCCGGACGTCCTCTCTGGAAGAGGAAGACGATGCCACCAGCCTCAAGAGCCTCTTGCCCAGCAAGTCGTCGATTGGCAATGGCCTCCAGTTGCTCAGTAACGTCAGTGCCAATGTCAACAGGCATGCCATCGCTGCTCCTGCAACTAACTATCGCCACAACGACCTGGCCAAGCTGTACGGGCTGCCCGAGCTCCCGGcgaaggtggtggaggaggaagaggaggaggaggaggaagacgagacGCCCTCCAGCTCGCCACCGCACCCCCAGCGCCCCCACCTGCACCAGACAGGAGTGGGCAGAATGTTCCAGTCCCTGGCCACCGTGCTGGAGAGCCAGAAGTACGCGTACCGTGGCGGGCCCTTCGGGCGACCCCCGCCCTCCGCCCTCACGGGGCTCAAGTACTCCTCGTCGCTGTCGCTCGGGCCTGACATCACCAATGCCCAGCAACCGTCCAGCACCGGCTCCTCCCCCACCTCAGGATCAGCCAATCACCCCGGCTTCAGGGGATCGGAGTCCAGCAGCCCCTCGCAGGCCCCGCCCTCAAAGACCCAGGTCACCACTGATTGGTCGGCGGACAGGAGGCGGGAGGACATGGAGGAAGTGAAGAGGAGGATCGCCGCGGAGCTGTGGGGAGACGAGCCCgtcaaggaggagaagaaagcgaAGGataaggagcgagagagaacgaAGGAGCGatcggtggaggagaggagtgaggagaagaggaaggagaggaaggacgaCAGGCCCCGCCTCACTACCATCTCCGAGTCCTCATTGGCCGAGCTTGGACGCAGCTGTGAGGACCTGCTGCTGATGCACCACACCCACTCCACAGGCCCCGCCCAGAGTGCCGCCCCTCACCACGACCTGCCCGAGGAGGTGAGGCGagcggagaaagagagggaacgcGAGAAGGAGGAAGAGCGAAGGGAGAGGCACCGCGAACACGACCGAGGCAAGAAGCACCGCGACAAGCACCGGCACGAGAGCCGGAAGCAccaagagaggaaagagaagaagaagaagcatcGGGAAAAACGAGAGGAAGAGCCGATgtccctcttctcctcatcatcctctcctTCATCCAGCTCAAACTCCAGCAGCGGCAGCAATCGGAGACACAGGGACGGCAAGCCGCACAAGGACAAAAAGCACCGGCAGGTGCTGGCCAACCTGGACCTGCAGGGCAAGGAGGTGCGTGACAAAGAACACAGAACTCTTgacggaggagagaagaggaggcgcaaggaggagggtggggagagggagacattgaGGGACGGCATGCAAACTCCGCCTGggtcatcttcctcttcatcctcttcgtCGTCGGACTTCCTGCGGCTGAAGGCACTGTCGGACGGCCCGCCCAAGGAGCTGAAGATCCGTCTGATCAAGGTGGAGAGTGGCGAGAGGGAGACCTTCATCGCCTccgaggtggaggagaagagggtcCCGCTGGCCGAGATCTGCATCAAGAACACGGCCAGCGACATCATCAGGGCGTGCAAGTGAgtgtttatgcacacacacacacatacatagacatacagacataaaaaAGATATTGTCAACCAACATCTACCTCACAGCCTTACCCACTATTAAGTTAAAGAGACACAACATGCTTTAAGGGGATGAGGGTACTGGGGTAACACATAACACTGCCTTGCTCTGGAgggtagctggtgtgtgtgtgtgtgtgtgtgtgtgtgtgtgtgtgtgtgtgtgtgtgtgtgtgtgtgtgtgtgtgtgtgtgtgtgtgtgtgtgtgtgtgtgtgtgtgtgtgtgtgtgtgtgtgtgtgtgtgtgtgtgttgctgggttCTGACCGGAggtgttctctctctgcaggttcGCCAGAGTAAAGGGCAAGTTTAAGGAGTCCTTCCTCCTGCCTGCCTTCTCCGTCAAGCCCAACATGTCTGCAGAGCTGCCTCTTCCCAGAGAGAAACTCAACCCCCCTACGCCCAGCATctatgtgagtgtatatatacacaaacacactcacacactctctctctctctctctctctctctctctctctctctctctctctctctcacgcacgcacacactcgcctACAAGGATACACACACCAAGATGTGGTTTTCTGATTGTGTGACATCACCGTCCAATGGCTATCAAGGGATATGCTGCCCCCAAGAGGAAATGTTGTGCCTTTGCAACTCCTTGGCTTGTTTCAGCTGATTAGAAAATGTGGTCTTAAAAAACGAATGTTTCAAAGCACATTTTGAAATCTGTtacattgttcatgtgtttgtgtcttgttttCTCATTCTTGTatttttccgtgtgtgtgtgttggtttgttcCTCTGCAGTTGGAGAGCAAAAGAGATGCCTTCTCCCCTGTGCTTCTACAGTTCTGTACCGACCCCAAGAACCCAGTCACTGTCATCAGAGGCTTGGCAGGATCACTCAGACTCAGTGAgttaaactacatttcccatgataCACCTGCACAACACCAGGTCACCAGTTGAGGCTAGGGTGTAGGATGTAAAGCCATCACTTGTATAGATGACTGAAACATTTTGCAAATCTAAAGCCATCACTAGAAGTTACAGCATACTTGTTTGCTGCTATGACAGTATCATACTGCCTAACAAATATGCTGTTGTATCATCTTAGATGAATAAGGTGTGTACATTACCCATAATGCACCCCACTGGCCTGGCCTGTTCTGATTGGTCACGTCtcacctgtctcctctctctcccccttcagaTCTGGGCCTGTTCTCCACCAAGTCTCTGGTGGACGCCAACTCGGACCAGCCGGTGGAGGTGCGGACGCAGGTGCAGCAGCCGGCCGACGAGAACTGGGACGCGACTGGCACGGGCCAGGCCTGGCCCTGCGAGAGCAGCCGCTCACACACCACCATCGCCAAGTACGCCCAGTACCAGGCCTCCAGCTTCCAGGAGAGCCTACAGGTGAgaacgaacaaacacacacacccacacccacacccacacccacacccacacacacacaccaaacacacacacacacacacacacacacacacacacacacacacacccacacatgcaccccAAATGCACCCAGTACCTAGcttacacccacaaacacactataaATGCCAGCGCTGCAgtctccctcacccacacacacacacacacacacacacacacacacacacacacacacacacacacacacacacacacacacacacacacacacacacacacacacacacacacacacacacacacacacacacacacacacacagagtgtttacCCTGTCATTTCTTACAATTCtgcaggaggagaaagggagtgaggaggaggaggaggaggatgaagaagagaagaagcccCCCATCACCTTGGAGATGCCGGCTATCAACCCTTCTGCCACAGGGTAAGTCCCTCTAAACCGCAGACAGACCAGCAGGGCCTGTTTGGCCAAATAGGGTGCTGGAGGTACGAGTCTGTTCACAGCATCTTTGATGAGAGGACAACAGGCATAGCTTCTgtctatatcctattgtttacACATTTACTCATGTCAACAATGACAAAGTCAGAAGGACTACTGCAACACTGCTGTGGGAGCTGCTCTTTCTTGCATAATAGACTACAAGAGGGCAAAACTAGCTTCAGACTGGGTTTTACATTTTGTAGTATGACACTTTGCCTATTTGTAATATTGCACtcgtaataaaaaaaaaactcattccTGGTGTCAGGCTCTGatctgtgttttttctgtgtggTTATTTGCAATGTGTTATCTGTCCTCTAGCTAATAAGTAgtcgttatgtgtgtgtgtgtgtgtgtctgtgtggttgttgtttttaacgGTGTTCATTCCTCTCCCTGTTATTAGAACGGAGCAAAAGGCTGTAGGCAAGATCATCAAGTTCGGCACGAACATCGACCTCTCCGACCCCAAGCGGTGGAAGCCccagctgcaggagctgcagaAGCTGCCGGCCTTCATGCGCGTGGCGTCCAGCGGCAACATGCTCAGCCACGTGGGCCACACCATCCTGGGCATGAACACCGTGCAGCTCTACATGAAGGTCCCCGGCAGCCGCacgccaggtgtgtgtgtgtgtgtgtgtgtgtgtgtgtgtgtgtgtgtgtgtgtgtgtgtgtgtgttttgtaaaatgTTCATAGAACTACAGTAGAATTTTGAAAATAATTCAAATTAACTTTTGGATGAAGAAAACTGGAGGCTCAGAAAAAGTCACTGGTCTTTGAAACACATTTATGAGAAACACATTTATGAGAAACACAGCTATGAGAAACACAGCTATGAGAAACACAGCTATGAGAAACAGGGCTATGAGAAACACATTTATGAGAAACACAGCTATGAGAAACACATTTATGAGAAACACAGCTATGAGAAACACAGCTATGAGAAACACAGCTATGAGAAACAGGGCTATGAGAAACACAGCTATGAGTTGTGTAGGTGGATGAAGTCCTAGTATCCGTGAAATACCGCAGTCAGAACCTGACTAATACTGACACGCGGTCGGAACCTGactgatactgatactgacACACggtcctcctctgtctcctccaggCCACCAGGAGAACAACAACTTCTGCTCGGTGAACATCAACATCGGGCCTGGGGACTGCGAGTGGTTCGCTGTCCATGAACACTACTGGCCGGCCATCAACGACTTCTGTGAGAAGTAAGTCAGAAACCTGCCTACATCAAACGGCACGGGAGGTGAACGCAGGGTTGCCTAGTGAGGAGTTAGTGGTTTTCACTGGACCCTGTCTCTTAGTGCAGAGACGTGATTCTAGAGACAGATGTTAAGAGGTTATTCATAGGTTATTAatgtctcctcctccatctctctctctcttctctgtcatccctctctttctcctcaggcATGGCGTGGACTACCTGACGGGGTCCTGGTGGCCAGTGCTGGACGACCTTTACAAGGCCAACATCCCTGTGTACCGCTTTGTGCAGCGGCCCGGCGACCTAGTCTGGATCAACGCCGGAACAGTGCACTGGGTCCAGGCCGTGGGCTGGTGCAACAACATCGCCTGGAATGTGGGCCCACTCAACTGTGAGTGTTCCACCGGCACAGACGGGCTTAACACGCACCTCTAATGTCCCTTAACACGCACCTCTAATGTCCCTTAACACGCACATCTAATGTCCCTTAACACGCACCTCTAATGCCCCTTAACACGCACATCTAATGTCCCTTAACACGCACCACCTATTGCCCCTTAACACGCACCTCTAATGCCCCTTAACACGCACCTCTAATGCCCCTTAACACGCACATCTAATGCCCCTTAAATCTAATTCCCTAACGCCACCTCTAATGCCCCTTAATGCCATCAATCCCTTAACACGCACCTCTAATGCCCCTTAACACGCACCTCTAATGCCCCTTAACACGCACCTCTAATGCCCCTTAACCCAGATCTCTCACGTCCCTTGCTTTATGAGCAGACTCCTTTAGAAACATCCCTACCCTATTCCTGATATCATTGGGGAGGTTACATGAGTAATGTaacattaaagcagcaatgATTACAAATGACCTGTTACATTAAAGGTGACATTTATAAATGATAAATCGGTACGGAGATGATGTTGTGCATGTCTAGTAAAATGAGTCATTGTCTCCCCCTAGTGGTCATTATATTCAGATTCATTCATATATCAATAGCTACAAGTTTGTGAGTTTACCATTCTAACATACCCTTACAACAGCGTACAAATGGGCTTATGTATAAATCTAGCAGAAATATCTGCTCTCTGAAATATCATATTTGAGTTTGACTAACCTTAGGTCCTACAAACTATTTCAAAACAAGATACCTGAAAGatgtgtgttcatcggtgttaACTGCGTGTGTCTTTTCTGCGGTGTTCTCAGCCTACCAGTACCAGCTGGCCTTGGAGCGCTTTGAGTGGAATGACGTCAAGAAGGTCAAGTCCATCGTTCCCATGATCCACGTCTCCTGGAACGTGGCTCGCACGGTCAAGGTCTCCGACTCGGACACCTTCAAGATGATCAAGTGAGTATTGGCCGAGTAAGGGAGGAGTACCTCACCGAGATgaaaattcaattcagttttatttatatagccccaAAACAATAGatttgtctcaaggcgctttaaaATGGCATCATCACCACAAGATATCTTACTATGTACAGCAAACTATGCATTACTGTTTATAGTGATCCATAGTGATACACAAAAGTAGCATAAAACATACTGTGATGTTTAAAATACGAGTATGAATCTGCCAGTTGTGAACCAGCCAGTtatgttctctcctcctctcaccctccaATTCACAACACAATAGTGTCAGCCATGTACACCTAGCACACACTGAAAATATGGAGAAACgaaaaatataataatgtgtgtgtgtgtctctctctctccatcagacaCTGTCTTCTGCAGTCCATGAAGCACATTCAGATTCTGAGGGACCAGCTGATAGCGGATGGGAAGAAGATTTCCTACCAGAGCCGAGTGAAGGACGAGCCGGCCTACTACTGCAACGAGTGCGATGTAAGTCCTATAACGCACGCCTCGCGGTTCAGTTACAACACACAACTGGGCCGAGGACAGCCCATTGTTCTCATATCAGTTACATTACATAACAGGTCATAAGAGGGACAGTTACAGATAAGaacatatataatacatatattacatattacagTTAAAATAGAACTGAGACTGGAGTCCCATAGGCCACtggattttatatatatatatatatatatatatatatatatttccctaTTTTATTGCTATGGTTTCACAGCACTTTGAACTcctgtacgaaatgtgctatataaataaagtcttacttacttactattTTCCTGTCCTTGTTCAAATAGTTCACTAGTTTTGCTAGCACTTTGGTCATCTGCTGTTTTTAGAATAAATATTGAATTTAATAAAATAttcatacatttagtttttaTTCACAAGTGTCGCTGGATGTACTACACCTTTCTATCAACTTTACCCAAGCACCCTGTGAGGGAAGCGCTCTTAAACACTGTGGGGTGAGAAGGGGATTGTCTGCATTGTGTGACCGTGTTGTtgacgtacgtgtgtgtgtgtgtgtgtgtgtgtgtgtgtgtgtgtgtgtgtgtgtgtgtaggtggaggtGTTTAACCTGCTGTTTGTGACGAGCGAGAGCAGCAACAGGAAGACGTATGTGGTGCATTGTGAGGACTGTGCGCGGCGGCTAAGCCCCGCCTTGGCCAACGTGGTGGTGCTGGAGCAGTACAGCATCGAGGAGCTCATGACCACTTACGACAGCTTCAACctggtgaggacacacacacgctcacacatgcacacgctcacacgctcacacgcacacgctcacacacatatatatatatatatgcacaagaacagtaatacacatatagacacatgcTGCAAATAGCCTACCATTTATATACCATAATGCTTCCTTCAGACAAACCTACTGCTGGATCGGTGAAGAATgacaccccttctctctctctctctctctctctctctctctctctctctctctctctgtgtgtgtaggcgtcGGCGTCGAGCTCTCGATGAGTCATCTGCTTATCTACCCTCCTGTTCTCTTGTCCCACAGCCATAACCAAAACTCCTGTCTGCCAGGAAAACAGACTTTTTTAGTTCATTTACCACAAAAGATTTCTTTTTAAGTTTCTTTCTTCTGTacgttcatttgtttgtttgtttgttttttttgtttgtaagtactactactactgttaatACTTGTTGAAC from Clupea harengus chromosome 18, Ch_v2.0.2, whole genome shotgun sequence includes the following:
- the kdm6ba gene encoding lysine-specific demethylase 6B; protein product: MHHTAEHFVGRSTRDAFPLDGLNREPWQPVSNRSWAPPSRCAPGVNQHQFHPHAPPSHVTTLNHPSKFYPNGNYSAVSALPRGGDKLDLSPVALLPGLQRDVPPARVPPAPPRPWEQLGLYEPTSGDHTRLHGYGGPAPGHLAACANQLLKFGNPHQQHGSRTMGPLGDTWGQAQQQPRAFAGGQLKRAAPPLGEHSVIQHAPPPPPPLQRPLLEDCPNPSKRKRSSLSEQQGSHPALQRFSGPGGHAAQPPPPSQYTAPPKPAFWSPLHSNGTPPWSSPPSERKTSPTDYQDSSKSGLGGFSYKPTPPAPSLLPSPGGYSQDRAPPQHPQITHKPLQPPAPQVHVPPHHHHQQHHQQHHPRLHPQHNKPSSNSTSAPTSNQGPLRYQESRSGLPQLRGPELGLNSAVGHPHSGGPVSAPLQHQQQQPSLRGDASRERQSAPTPAANLTAVPYSLPRFLTHHGIPTTGTSHTLPPQAPAGRHQHTPTPVNTTPHGWRPHMGHGQHTMESGHFMPSLDPQGLSGHRSGDGNCGTQDHRGTQDHRTPGTPQRVTLPHTQGLPRAPVITPNPPRSEAPHTPLYSSSIGGARTVSTAPPTVSSAPSMPSHIGWKALTDTLQHHGPGGSSGSGNLPHQGGYQGPKAGTASQHSHPEMGKPQPSRLPAHGMGLPYYSRPSSMPPTPPVPTPIPVASSAPSGLSRTGEGIFTSRGVGRPHTISPPTSAPNASNSSKPLHHLPQTVPVPLSTTSIADITTSVPSYARADCSQKAERYPKAAVVTPEPQSMADVLKKLDAALQGDMRRREREDRSAERRRMAEQKEAARCQVITTMMTTKTTTTLESAAIESLEQLLGEAAAASDPSPPRLSPATAPVAQQPSPPYPWLSRGGVPSGCPPAQVGKSRPPPLTPQTDFAREKQRQRERWAGGGMAPSGRSPPSRHPSGTPAPPPPPPPKTSPSPPYSSTPMPGPTSSSKDPCASLPLPPPLREAPLLYQAFSRDPAVTSANPALGKRVPSCGVGGLGSMGSSACSSSNSSMDSDGAQFEEEPSELLPDGLANIMKMLDESIKKEEELGQTCPSGSASASNDHGARGAMPAFNPVPSSSAPPPPPPLPPLKSYLCAPDLVPAAKQSPAEDYRAEGHSSPPVLSRQGSLASPCSRTSSLEEEDDATSLKSLLPSKSSIGNGLQLLSNVSANVNRHAIAAPATNYRHNDLAKLYGLPELPAKVVEEEEEEEEEDETPSSSPPHPQRPHLHQTGVGRMFQSLATVLESQKYAYRGGPFGRPPPSALTGLKYSSSLSLGPDITNAQQPSSTGSSPTSGSANHPGFRGSESSSPSQAPPSKTQVTTDWSADRRREDMEEVKRRIAAELWGDEPVKEEKKAKDKERERTKERSVEERSEEKRKERKDDRPRLTTISESSLAELGRSCEDLLLMHHTHSTGPAQSAAPHHDLPEEVRRAEKEREREKEEERRERHREHDRGKKHRDKHRHESRKHQERKEKKKKHREKREEEPMSLFSSSSSPSSSSNSSSGSNRRHRDGKPHKDKKHRQVLANLDLQGKEVRDKEHRTLDGGEKRRRKEEGGERETLRDGMQTPPGSSSSSSSSSSDFLRLKALSDGPPKELKIRLIKVESGERETFIASEVEEKRVPLAEICIKNTASDIIRACKFARVKGKFKESFLLPAFSVKPNMSAELPLPREKLNPPTPSIYLESKRDAFSPVLLQFCTDPKNPVTVIRGLAGSLRLNLGLFSTKSLVDANSDQPVEVRTQVQQPADENWDATGTGQAWPCESSRSHTTIAKYAQYQASSFQESLQEEKGSEEEEEEDEEEKKPPITLEMPAINPSATGTEQKAVGKIIKFGTNIDLSDPKRWKPQLQELQKLPAFMRVASSGNMLSHVGHTILGMNTVQLYMKVPGSRTPGHQENNNFCSVNINIGPGDCEWFAVHEHYWPAINDFCEKHGVDYLTGSWWPVLDDLYKANIPVYRFVQRPGDLVWINAGTVHWVQAVGWCNNIAWNVGPLNSYQYQLALERFEWNDVKKVKSIVPMIHVSWNVARTVKVSDSDTFKMIKHCLLQSMKHIQILRDQLIADGKKISYQSRVKDEPAYYCNECDVEVFNLLFVTSESSNRKTYVVHCEDCARRLSPALANVVVLEQYSIEELMTTYDSFNLASASSSR